One Sulfolobus sp. S-194 DNA segment encodes these proteins:
- the rnz gene encoding ribonuclease Z translates to MIIVYFIGTGGGAPNKRGLPAIMIRREGFDALFDCGEGTQWRMMEHNLSFMKIKLIGITHMHGDHVLGLPGMIETMGMYSRKEPLFLMGPKELKEFLEDIFKKTYFYPNFEIQIIDKYEDENIKISTFETCHTIESQGYLFEEKDRLKIDIDKLRKEGIKDWRVIRMLKEGKRVEINGKVLLPEDYLIVKKGIRIAYTGDTGPCEKVINAVKDVDLLIHDSTFIDEKEAYKYGHSNSYDAAYVALKANVKRLALFHISPRYDDTYEMLIMAKRIFEKTFIAEPLSYYIIRQKE, encoded by the coding sequence ATGATTATAGTATATTTTATAGGTACTGGCGGAGGAGCTCCTAATAAAAGGGGCTTGCCAGCAATTATGATTAGAAGGGAAGGTTTTGATGCTCTGTTTGATTGTGGTGAAGGAACTCAATGGAGAATGATGGAGCATAATCTTAGTTTTATGAAAATAAAACTCATTGGAATTACTCATATGCATGGTGATCATGTTTTAGGCTTACCCGGAATGATCGAAACCATGGGTATGTATAGTAGAAAAGAACCATTATTTTTAATGGGACCAAAAGAATTAAAAGAATTTCTAGAAGATATTTTTAAAAAAACTTATTTTTACCCGAATTTTGAAATACAGATAATAGATAAATACGAAGATGAAAATATTAAGATCAGTACCTTTGAAACGTGCCATACAATAGAGTCACAAGGATATTTATTTGAGGAAAAGGATAGACTAAAGATTGATATCGATAAATTGAGAAAAGAGGGAATAAAGGATTGGAGAGTTATAAGGATGCTGAAAGAAGGGAAAAGAGTGGAAATAAATGGAAAAGTTCTATTGCCGGAAGATTATTTAATCGTTAAAAAAGGTATAAGAATTGCATATACTGGAGATACGGGACCTTGTGAAAAAGTTATAAATGCTGTAAAAGATGTAGATCTTCTCATCCATGATTCTACTTTTATTGATGAAAAAGAAGCTTATAAATATGGACATTCAAATAGTTATGATGCAGCATATGTAGCATTAAAAGCTAATGTAAAAAGGTTAGCTCTTTTTCACATAAGTCCAAGATATGATGATACATATGAAATGCTAATTATGGCTAAAAGAATTTTTGAAAAAACTTTTATTGCTGAACCATTATCTTATTACATTATTCGTCAGAAGGAATAG
- a CDS encoding DNA methyltransferase, whose translation MKSYAILNQNNLFLSIEELKAIIDSDEIEYYHGVALFNKESNNVAKRSSLIKYSGRVIVISHDVNEIIKNIKGECFSVDPTVITKEYKSEFLSIYERITNNIKLSKKCKKMDLIFTEGLIIAGLRVEEKDNESLFKHSKKPYSQSGTLSPDIGRLMVNLSKSRKMILDPFVGTGTILIEAKWLGLNCFGLDVDSKMIEKSLINLRYFGYECDILRGDATSLPFNNVEAIVTDPPYGRSLSVKEGINNLYEGFFYSASNITRTLVFTTDSKLDWRDKLKEVGFNDISIHFIYEHKSLSRAIYVVRKK comes from the coding sequence ATGAAATCTTATGCTATTTTAAACCAGAATAATCTATTTTTATCCATAGAAGAACTTAAAGCAATAATAGATTCTGATGAAATAGAATATTATCATGGTGTAGCTTTATTTAATAAAGAATCTAATAATGTTGCCAAAAGATCAAGCTTAATTAAATATAGCGGAAGAGTTATTGTTATATCGCATGATGTGAATGAAATAATAAAAAATATAAAGGGTGAATGTTTTTCCGTTGATCCTACTGTTATAACTAAGGAATATAAAAGTGAGTTTTTATCTATATATGAGAGAATTACAAATAATATAAAATTATCTAAAAAATGCAAAAAAATGGATTTGATCTTTACAGAAGGATTAATTATAGCTGGTCTTAGGGTTGAGGAAAAGGATAACGAAAGCTTATTTAAGCATTCTAAAAAGCCTTATTCTCAATCTGGTACCTTATCTCCAGACATAGGAAGATTAATGGTTAATCTTTCTAAAAGTAGAAAAATGATCCTAGATCCTTTTGTAGGGACTGGTACAATATTAATAGAGGCTAAATGGTTAGGACTTAATTGTTTTGGTCTTGATGTGGATAGTAAAATGATCGAAAAAAGCTTAATTAATTTGAGGTACTTTGGGTATGAGTGTGATATTTTAAGAGGAGATGCAACATCTTTACCTTTTAATAATGTTGAAGCTATTGTAACTGATCCTCCATACGGTAGGTCTTTAAGTGTAAAGGAGGGGATAAACAATCTGTATGAGGGCTTCTTCTATTCAGCAAGCAATATAACGCGTACTTTAGTTTTTACTACGGATTCTAAACTAGATTGGAGAGATAAGTTAAAGGAAGTCGGTTTTAATGATATTTCAATCCATTTTATTTATGAGCATAAAAGTTTAAGCAGAGCAATATACGTGGTAAGAAAGAAATGA
- a CDS encoding ribose-phosphate diphosphokinase has translation MIIIGGTATNGIDENLSKLISIPLLKVEHKIFPDGESYIRIPQHITNQEILVVQSLYPPQDKHFVELLLILETLADMKNNKITAIVPYLAYSRQDRRFKDGEAISIKTILNAIARAGADVLIVIEPHKEEELSYFGKEVKIADPMPELAKEVSKKVEKPFVLAPDRGALERAKRLAEQLNAEYSYIEKERDRDTGEVRIKNLPELRLSGKDVIIVDDIISTGGTMIQATRAAYDHGARKVISVAVHSLFLGDAYEKLINSGVKEIVTTNTIPQDLSKVTIVDVSPAIARKI, from the coding sequence ATGATTATTATTGGAGGAACAGCAACAAACGGAATAGATGAGAATTTATCGAAACTTATTTCAATTCCCCTTCTGAAGGTAGAACACAAGATTTTTCCAGATGGGGAATCATATATTAGAATTCCTCAACATATAACAAATCAGGAGATTTTAGTAGTTCAATCATTATATCCGCCACAAGATAAGCATTTTGTTGAATTACTTTTAATTTTAGAAACATTAGCAGACATGAAGAATAATAAGATTACAGCCATAGTTCCTTATTTAGCGTATTCTAGGCAAGACAGAAGATTCAAAGATGGAGAAGCAATTAGCATAAAAACAATCCTTAATGCTATTGCTAGAGCTGGAGCTGACGTATTAATAGTAATCGAACCACACAAAGAAGAGGAATTAAGCTATTTCGGTAAAGAAGTTAAAATTGCTGATCCAATGCCAGAACTAGCTAAAGAAGTTAGTAAAAAGGTTGAGAAACCATTTGTTTTGGCACCAGATAGGGGCGCTTTGGAAAGAGCTAAGAGATTAGCTGAACAACTTAATGCAGAGTATTCATATATAGAAAAAGAGAGAGATAGGGATACAGGAGAGGTTAGAATAAAGAATTTACCAGAATTAAGACTAAGTGGAAAAGATGTAATTATTGTTGATGATATAATAAGCACTGGAGGTACAATGATTCAGGCTACGAGGGCTGCTTATGATCATGGAGCTAGAAAAGTAATTTCTGTAGCTGTGCATTCATTATTTTTGGGGGATGCCTACGAAAAGCTAATCAATAGTGGAGTTAAGGAGATTGTGACAACTAATACTATACCACAAGATTTATCAAAAGTAACGATAGTTGACGTATCACCAGCTATAGCGAGAAAAATATGA
- a CDS encoding ATP/GTP-binding protein: MYFIFILGTAGSGKTTLVKSLQDYLLDNEMDTAIINLDPAVEQIPYKPDFDVRELVDAFEVMEKYSLGPNSSLIASIDLLLTKAKDIKEEVNRIEANYVIVDTPGQIELFAYRETGRILSSLISEGNKSASVFLMDSFLAKDARSYISLLLLSSSIKFRLMIPQVLILSKADLLTPQELERIRNWIEEGSIIDELGVIDEYSYELANTIIENLDNMPIPVSSITGEGLDELYAELQRIFAGGEDYLTEEPSPKL; this comes from the coding sequence ATGTACTTCATATTTATCTTAGGTACGGCGGGATCAGGTAAAACAACATTAGTGAAATCTCTTCAAGATTATTTACTAGATAATGAAATGGATACTGCTATAATAAATTTAGATCCAGCAGTAGAGCAAATTCCTTATAAACCAGACTTTGACGTAAGAGAATTAGTTGATGCGTTTGAAGTAATGGAAAAATATAGTCTAGGACCTAATTCTTCACTCATAGCATCTATAGATCTTTTACTGACTAAAGCAAAGGATATTAAAGAAGAGGTCAATAGAATTGAAGCAAACTATGTTATAGTAGATACGCCAGGTCAAATAGAATTATTTGCCTATAGAGAAACAGGTAGGATTCTCTCTTCACTCATAAGTGAAGGAAATAAATCAGCCTCAGTCTTTTTGATGGACTCTTTCTTGGCAAAAGATGCTAGAAGTTATATCTCTCTTCTGTTACTTTCTAGCTCGATAAAATTCAGATTAATGATACCACAAGTGTTGATACTATCAAAAGCTGACCTATTAACACCACAAGAGTTAGAAAGAATAAGAAATTGGATAGAAGAAGGGAGCATTATAGATGAGTTGGGAGTAATTGATGAGTACTCATATGAACTTGCCAATACGATTATAGAGAATTTGGATAATATGCCAATACCAGTATCCTCAATTACTGGAGAAGGACTTGATGAACTTTACGCTGAGCTCCAAAGAATATTTGCTGGAGGGGAGGATTACCTTACAGAAGAACCAAGTCCTAAGCTTTAA
- the pcn3 gene encoding DNA polymerase sliding clamp Pcn3, whose translation MRVKVIDADAFSYIFRTLEEFIDEITLDFTSDGLKIRGIDPSRVTFIDILIPAGYFEEYDVEKEEKVGVKLEDFTDVLKTVTKNDSLYLETDENQNIKVTLDGVYERTFTFPSIVASEIETPNLNLEFPFKAKALTVTFTDIIDEIEDIGGDSITFKAEGGKLYLSANSDMGSSTIELSTENGGLLESEGSDAESVYGLEYVINTSKMRKPSDTVEIAFGSQIPLKLRYNLPQGGYADFYIAPRAE comes from the coding sequence ATGAGAGTTAAAGTTATTGACGCAGATGCTTTTTCGTATATTTTCAGAACATTAGAGGAATTCATAGATGAAATAACACTTGATTTTACCTCAGATGGATTAAAAATTAGGGGTATTGACCCTTCTAGGGTTACATTTATTGATATTTTAATTCCTGCTGGTTATTTTGAAGAATATGATGTAGAGAAGGAAGAAAAAGTAGGAGTAAAATTAGAGGATTTTACTGATGTATTAAAGACTGTTACAAAGAACGATAGCTTGTACTTAGAAACAGATGAAAATCAGAACATAAAAGTTACTCTTGATGGTGTATATGAAAGAACCTTTACTTTCCCATCGATAGTTGCTTCTGAAATAGAAACTCCAAATCTAAACCTAGAATTTCCATTTAAGGCAAAGGCTCTTACAGTAACATTTACTGATATAATAGATGAAATAGAAGATATAGGTGGAGACTCAATTACATTCAAAGCTGAAGGAGGAAAACTATACCTTTCTGCAAACTCAGACATGGGATCTTCTACTATAGAATTATCAACAGAGAATGGAGGTCTTTTAGAAAGTGAAGGAAGTGATGCAGAAAGCGTATATGGTCTTGAATACGTAATAAATACATCAAAAATGAGAAAACCTTCAGATACTGTAGAGATAGCCTTTGGATCACAAATACCATTGAAACTAAGATATAATTTACCTCAAGGGGGGTACGCAGATTTCTACATTGCACCAAGAGCAGAATAA
- the priS gene encoding DNA primase small subunit PriS, whose product MSTLHQEQNKIIKILFSEYYEKVELDLPNDMELREFAYQPFDSEAYVRHLSFSSPQELKQYILQNVPLHLYYSSARYQLPSAKEMDEKGWLGSDLLFDLDADEICEAKVRRFCPQDGYETLASNCNGEPPIEYTEITTECIMKVFQKALLIKDILKEDFGLDARVFFSGNRGFHLRVTCYEDCALLDPDDRKEIAEYFTSPKPPVIYEENPGWSGRIAKGIEGINIDTQVTIDIRRLIRIPGSLNGKAGLMVVEIKNDKFEYGEWLSPFDGDCVFLPYVSAELTLFNKKYTVKRNYPIKIDTRIGVYLTLKGLGKVKAYVR is encoded by the coding sequence ATTTCTACATTGCACCAAGAGCAGAATAAGATAATTAAAATTCTTTTTTCAGAATATTATGAGAAAGTTGAGTTAGATTTACCAAATGATATGGAACTAAGAGAATTTGCATATCAACCCTTTGATTCTGAAGCATATGTAAGACATTTATCCTTTTCATCCCCACAAGAGTTAAAACAGTATATACTTCAAAACGTACCACTACATCTGTATTACTCTTCAGCAAGATATCAATTACCTTCAGCAAAAGAAATGGATGAAAAAGGATGGTTAGGCTCAGATTTGCTTTTCGATTTAGATGCTGATGAAATATGTGAAGCTAAAGTAAGAAGATTTTGCCCTCAAGACGGATATGAGACTCTAGCTTCTAATTGTAACGGAGAACCTCCAATTGAATATACTGAAATAACTACTGAATGCATTATGAAAGTTTTTCAAAAAGCTCTCCTTATTAAGGATATTCTTAAGGAAGATTTTGGGCTTGATGCACGAGTTTTTTTCTCTGGAAATAGAGGGTTTCATCTTAGAGTAACTTGCTACGAAGACTGCGCATTACTTGACCCAGACGATAGAAAAGAAATAGCCGAGTATTTTACATCTCCAAAACCCCCAGTTATATATGAAGAAAACCCAGGTTGGTCTGGAAGAATAGCAAAAGGAATAGAAGGTATTAATATTGATACTCAGGTTACTATTGATATTAGAAGACTAATTAGAATTCCTGGTTCATTAAATGGAAAAGCTGGATTAATGGTTGTGGAAATAAAAAATGATAAATTTGAATACGGTGAATGGTTATCTCCATTTGATGGCGATTGCGTATTTTTACCCTATGTTTCTGCAGAGTTAACACTATTTAACAAAAAGTATACAGTTAAGAGAAACTATCCAATAAAAATTGATACAAGGATAGGAGTATATTTAACATTAAAAGGATTAGGAAAGGTGAAAGCATATGTTAGATGA
- a CDS encoding 50S ribosomal protein L44e → MKVPKVITTYCPKCKTHTEHSVSLYKGGKRRTLSEGQRRYDRKNLGYGSKRKPEQKRFAKTTKKQTLVLKCQKCGYTIMREGLRMKKIELVEVVK, encoded by the coding sequence ATGAAAGTTCCCAAAGTTATAACTACATATTGCCCCAAATGCAAAACTCACACTGAGCACTCTGTATCCTTATATAAAGGTGGTAAGAGAAGAACCCTCTCTGAAGGACAACGAAGATATGACAGAAAAAATCTGGGTTATGGAAGCAAAAGAAAACCAGAGCAAAAAAGATTCGCTAAAACAACCAAGAAACAAACACTGGTATTAAAATGTCAAAAATGTGGATATACTATAATGAGAGAAGGATTAAGAATGAAGAAAATTGAACTAGTTGAGGTGGTTAAATGA
- a CDS encoding 30S ribosomal protein S27e, with protein sequence MKAKFKVLIPEPKSKFLRIKCPNCGNEQTVFSHATFPVRCLSCGTQLVYPRSGKAKIVGEIVRILG encoded by the coding sequence ATGAAGGCTAAGTTTAAAGTTTTGATCCCAGAACCTAAAAGTAAATTTCTTAGAATCAAATGTCCTAACTGCGGAAACGAACAAACAGTGTTTAGCCACGCAACTTTCCCAGTAAGATGTTTGTCTTGTGGTACACAGCTTGTATATCCTAGGAGCGGTAAGGCTAAAATAGTCGGTGAAATAGTTAGAATACTTGGTTAA
- a CDS encoding translation initiation factor IF-2 subunit alpha, giving the protein MIYNKNPIPTEGEILIATVKQVFDYGSYVTLDEYGNLQAFLPWSEISSRWVKNIRDVIKEGRKIVVKVIRVDKRKGTIDVSLKKVTEDEKRKKIAQWKKIQKVDKILEIVSQKINKTEKEGWEQVAWKLEDKYGDAYDALVKAVKEGDSILKNAGVPEVWIKPLMEEIGKHIEEKRVKISEVVTLRSSDPAGIEKIRKVLGAAVEIAENADVDIKIYTIGAPRYRIDIIGTDPKLLSKVMTEILDNIREISKEEKVEFNVVRK; this is encoded by the coding sequence ATGATTTATAATAAGAACCCTATTCCAACTGAAGGAGAAATTTTAATTGCAACTGTAAAACAAGTTTTTGATTATGGTAGTTATGTAACTCTAGATGAATATGGAAATCTTCAAGCCTTCTTACCTTGGAGTGAAATTAGTAGTAGATGGGTAAAGAACATTCGTGATGTAATAAAGGAAGGCAGAAAGATAGTTGTGAAAGTAATTAGAGTGGATAAAAGAAAAGGAACCATAGACGTTTCTTTGAAAAAAGTTACAGAAGATGAAAAAAGAAAGAAAATTGCACAATGGAAGAAAATACAAAAAGTCGATAAAATCCTAGAGATAGTTTCTCAGAAAATAAATAAGACAGAAAAAGAAGGATGGGAACAAGTAGCGTGGAAACTTGAAGATAAATACGGCGATGCTTACGATGCACTAGTTAAGGCAGTTAAAGAGGGAGATTCAATACTTAAAAATGCTGGTGTCCCAGAAGTTTGGATTAAACCTCTAATGGAAGAAATAGGAAAACACATAGAAGAAAAAAGAGTTAAAATAAGTGAAGTAGTTACTTTAAGAAGTAGTGACCCTGCTGGAATTGAAAAAATAAGAAAAGTCTTGGGAGCAGCAGTTGAAATAGCCGAAAATGCTGATGTTGACATTAAAATTTACACTATTGGCGCTCCTAGATATAGGATAGATATAATAGGTACAGATCCAAAGCTTCTCTCTAAAGTAATGACCGAAATACTAGATAATATAAGAGAAATAAGTAAAGAGGAAAAAGTAGAATTTAACGTGGTAAGAAAATGA
- a CDS encoding RNA-protein complex protein Nop10, protein MKWKIKKCPKDGTYTLKDSCPICGTTTIIPHPARFSPIDKYVKYRIELKKGIKLNC, encoded by the coding sequence ATGAAATGGAAAATAAAAAAGTGCCCTAAAGACGGCACGTATACTTTAAAAGATTCATGTCCTATTTGTGGTACTACTACAATTATTCCGCATCCAGCTAGATTCTCTCCGATAGATAAATATGTAAAATATAGAATAGAGTTGAAAAAAGGTATAAAATTAAATTGTTAA
- a CDS encoding STT3 domain-containing protein — translation MQSSTKVIPKFDKFKFLDVAVISGLVIVSILIRTVNILAFPQSVNEFDPWYLFYNALLIAQSGGNWYAVPPDVHGWFPWGYFIELGNTIGLPWLVSLFSLPFYGQFGSNAVYTVAVLSDILLDGLGVVAAFLAIDVITENRIGAYIAAAIVAVSPSLTYKNLLGGLPKTSWGAVFVLFSIYFVTLAIKRKNPLYGIPSGIMIFLANITWGGYTYIDLSLAIAAFLLVLLNKNDEITAKTLTILAVTSAFLTSLAPNNIGFMSGLAHGLSLLVIPLFLYIELYIRQIIPKEILDSKNILIGAAIVFILALGILGLAALGKSPIPQRYYAIVNPFFQFSVPIDRTVAEYIPQPVTAMIQDFGISLFLSIIGMYFIITRRAQLSGLWLLVLGVASIYGTSEQPYLFNYTAYIVAALAGLGVAEIANRFAESKSRGIRIAPLIMLGIIGVSLLADAGISMEISYEPTAIYNAATSFLTTNYAWISALDWINHNTPKNSFILSWWDYGYWIEVVGNRSVIDENNTLNGTQIKLMAEMFLNNETFAVNVLENDFHLYPYGSPNYTIPVYIVAYDAVTQYISSSGQSVWFIGYPTNFPGEFIGYTTSLGDIAKAMGAMTTIAGYNMYSYVNFTYVNETASTLAQAGQTQLASIIANSLPMAWTPRAYNSLIVNMFIEGVQALNQGPVQAPFSVSLSQLSSAFGGNATLINPSGILPNVVLPYFRPVYISLYPVTAELAVGGEAIVYIIVVVYQFVEPNVILPLAIQENGTTITT, via the coding sequence ATGCAGTCAAGTACCAAAGTTATTCCTAAATTTGATAAATTTAAGTTTCTTGATGTTGCTGTTATAAGTGGACTAGTTATAGTATCGATTTTAATAAGAACAGTGAATATACTTGCCTTTCCTCAAAGTGTAAATGAGTTTGACCCATGGTATCTTTTCTATAATGCACTTTTAATTGCTCAGAGTGGTGGAAACTGGTACGCTGTACCACCAGATGTTCACGGTTGGTTTCCATGGGGCTATTTCATAGAACTAGGAAATACTATCGGATTACCATGGTTAGTCTCATTGTTTTCGTTACCTTTTTATGGGCAATTTGGTTCTAATGCAGTATATACAGTTGCAGTTCTCTCTGATATACTTTTAGATGGCTTAGGAGTAGTTGCTGCCTTTTTGGCTATTGATGTAATTACTGAGAATAGGATTGGTGCATACATTGCAGCTGCTATAGTTGCAGTTTCTCCATCACTTACATACAAAAACTTACTTGGTGGATTGCCAAAAACTTCATGGGGAGCAGTATTTGTACTCTTTTCAATATATTTCGTTACTCTTGCTATTAAGAGAAAGAACCCTCTTTATGGTATTCCATCAGGTATAATGATATTTTTAGCTAATATTACATGGGGAGGATATACTTACATTGACTTAAGTCTCGCAATTGCTGCTTTCCTCTTAGTGTTGCTTAATAAAAATGATGAGATTACTGCAAAGACCTTAACTATATTGGCTGTAACTTCAGCTTTTCTTACGTCGTTGGCTCCAAATAATATTGGTTTCATGTCTGGATTAGCTCACGGTTTGTCACTCCTTGTAATTCCACTATTCCTTTATATAGAGCTTTACATTAGACAAATTATTCCTAAAGAAATATTAGATTCAAAGAACATACTAATCGGTGCTGCAATAGTGTTTATTCTAGCATTAGGAATTTTAGGTTTAGCTGCTTTAGGGAAATCTCCAATACCACAAAGATATTATGCAATAGTTAATCCATTCTTTCAGTTTTCAGTGCCTATAGATAGGACAGTAGCTGAATATATTCCTCAGCCTGTAACAGCAATGATTCAAGATTTCGGAATATCATTATTTCTTTCAATTATAGGAATGTACTTCATAATTACTAGAAGAGCTCAATTATCTGGTTTATGGCTCTTAGTTTTAGGCGTTGCAAGTATTTATGGAACTTCAGAGCAGCCATATCTGTTTAATTATACTGCATATATTGTTGCAGCATTAGCTGGTTTAGGTGTTGCTGAAATTGCAAATAGATTTGCAGAGAGCAAGTCTAGGGGTATAAGAATAGCACCATTAATTATGCTAGGAATTATTGGTGTATCCTTATTAGCTGACGCTGGAATATCGATGGAAATTAGTTATGAGCCTACAGCTATTTATAATGCGGCAACCTCATTTTTAACTACTAACTATGCATGGATATCAGCATTGGATTGGATAAATCATAATACACCCAAGAACTCCTTTATACTAAGTTGGTGGGATTACGGATACTGGATTGAAGTAGTGGGTAATCGGAGCGTTATTGATGAAAATAATACACTTAACGGCACTCAAATTAAGCTTATGGCAGAAATGTTCCTAAACAATGAGACTTTTGCTGTTAATGTTTTAGAGAATGATTTTCATTTGTATCCTTACGGTAGTCCAAACTATACCATACCAGTTTATATAGTGGCCTACGATGCTGTAACCCAATATATTTCAAGTTCTGGGCAATCAGTATGGTTTATTGGTTATCCAACAAACTTCCCAGGAGAATTTATAGGTTATACTACAAGTTTGGGCGATATTGCTAAGGCGATGGGTGCAATGACAACTATAGCTGGTTATAATATGTATAGCTATGTCAACTTCACTTATGTCAATGAGACAGCATCAACTTTAGCACAAGCTGGACAAACTCAATTAGCTTCAATAATTGCTAATTCATTACCAATGGCTTGGACACCTAGAGCGTATAATTCACTAATAGTTAACATGTTTATTGAAGGAGTCCAAGCATTAAACCAAGGTCCAGTTCAAGCTCCATTTTCAGTATCCTTAAGTCAGTTATCTTCAGCATTTGGTGGTAATGCTACTTTAATTAATCCTAGTGGTATTTTGCCAAATGTTGTTTTACCTTACTTTAGACCAGTATATATTTCACTTTATCCAGTTACTGCTGAGCTTGCAGTGGGCGGAGAAGCAATAGTATATATAATTGTTGTAGTTTATCAGTTTGTAGAACCAAACGTTATTCTACCTTTAGCAATACAAGAAAATGGAACTACAATAACTACTTAA